In Juglans regia cultivar Chandler chromosome 13, Walnut 2.0, whole genome shotgun sequence, the following proteins share a genomic window:
- the LOC108982783 gene encoding putative RING-H2 finger protein ATL21A isoform X2 produces the protein MVFFLLKRGCGKLQENREIFGLEMASSCFFFFFFFFFFFFLASIVDVGQGQNGCPELRCGGQGPAVRFPFRLKDRHPDHCGFPGFLLSCTGTNETVLELPISVKLFVKKIDYKSQVVKVQDPNHCFPRQLQGLDLSSSDFQFQERNLQSFALFNCSQTKTEDERRISCLSGPSHQVYAVLYGELITDLIESSSCTKMYSLPSIPSDLVFGDDNTRHFKWSIPDCRYCDVEGKNCKLKNTGTSTRSEIVCVPKHPKGAFTKKVITVQVSS, from the exons ATGGTATTTTTCCTCTTAAAAAGAGGCTGCGGAAAGCTtcaagaaaacagagaaatattTGGCTTAGAAATGGCAAGCtcctgcttcttcttcttcttcttcttcttcttcttcttcttcctggcTTCCATTGTAGATGTCGGACAAGGCCAAAATGGGTGTCCTGAATTACGGTGTGGAGGACAAGGCCCAGCCGTCCGATTTCCTTTCCGGCTTAAAGACCGCCACCCAGACCACTGTGGCTTTCCTGGGTTTCTTCTATCCTGCACTGGTACCAACGAAACGGTACTCGAGCTGCCCATTTCTGTAAAGCTCTTTGTCAAAAAGATTGACTACAAATCTCAGGTAGTTAAAGTACAGGACCCAAATCATTGCTTTCCAAGGCAACTTCAGGGACTCGATTTGTCTTCCTCGGATTTTCAATTCCAAGAAAGAAATCTTCAGTCTTTTGCCTTATTTAATTGTTCCCAAACAAAAACAGAAGATGAGCGTCGGATCTCTTGTCTTAGTGGCCCTAGCCACCAAGTTTATGCCGTGCTTTATGGTGAACTCATTACCGACTTGATCGAGTCATCATCTTGTACAAAGATGTATAGTCTTCCATCAATTCCATCTGATTTAGTATTCGGTGATGATAACACTCGTCACTTTAAGTGGTCTATACCAGACTGCCGATACTGTGACGTGGAAGGCAAGAATTGCAAATTGAAGAATACGGGCACGAGCACTCGATCAGAGATTGTGTGCGTCCCCAAACACCCTAAAG GTGCATTCACGAAAAAAGTGATTACTG TGCAGGTGTCATCCTAG
- the LOC108982783 gene encoding putative RING-H2 finger protein ATL21A isoform X1, with product MVFFLLKRGCGKLQENREIFGLEMASSCFFFFFFFFFFFFLASIVDVGQGQNGCPELRCGGQGPAVRFPFRLKDRHPDHCGFPGFLLSCTGTNETVLELPISVKLFVKKIDYKSQVVKVQDPNHCFPRQLQGLDLSSSDFQFQERNLQSFALFNCSQTKTEDERRISCLSGPSHQVYAVLYGELITDLIESSSCTKMYSLPSIPSDLVFGDDNTRHFKWSIPDCRYCDVEGKNCKLKNTGTSTRSEIVCVPKHPKGAFTKKVITGTLFVSHLRFSFSEINGSS from the exons ATGGTATTTTTCCTCTTAAAAAGAGGCTGCGGAAAGCTtcaagaaaacagagaaatattTGGCTTAGAAATGGCAAGCtcctgcttcttcttcttcttcttcttcttcttcttcttcttcctggcTTCCATTGTAGATGTCGGACAAGGCCAAAATGGGTGTCCTGAATTACGGTGTGGAGGACAAGGCCCAGCCGTCCGATTTCCTTTCCGGCTTAAAGACCGCCACCCAGACCACTGTGGCTTTCCTGGGTTTCTTCTATCCTGCACTGGTACCAACGAAACGGTACTCGAGCTGCCCATTTCTGTAAAGCTCTTTGTCAAAAAGATTGACTACAAATCTCAGGTAGTTAAAGTACAGGACCCAAATCATTGCTTTCCAAGGCAACTTCAGGGACTCGATTTGTCTTCCTCGGATTTTCAATTCCAAGAAAGAAATCTTCAGTCTTTTGCCTTATTTAATTGTTCCCAAACAAAAACAGAAGATGAGCGTCGGATCTCTTGTCTTAGTGGCCCTAGCCACCAAGTTTATGCCGTGCTTTATGGTGAACTCATTACCGACTTGATCGAGTCATCATCTTGTACAAAGATGTATAGTCTTCCATCAATTCCATCTGATTTAGTATTCGGTGATGATAACACTCGTCACTTTAAGTGGTCTATACCAGACTGCCGATACTGTGACGTGGAAGGCAAGAATTGCAAATTGAAGAATACGGGCACGAGCACTCGATCAGAGATTGTGTGCGTCCCCAAACACCCTAAAG GTGCATTCACGAAAAAAGTGATTACTGGTACGTTGTTTGTTTCCCATTTGAGATTTTCATTTTCTGAGATAAATGGAAGTTCGTGA